The following is a genomic window from Sphingobacterium spiritivorum.
TGTAGAGAAAAAACTGGATGATCTGATCCGACGTCAACATTATTTTGTAAAAAAGAGAGAGGATATGATTGCTGGTCTGAAGCAGCAGGCTGCATTGGTTAAACGGGAACCAGGAAAATATTTTGATGCTAATTACAGGATTTATGAAGGCTATAGAAAGTTTCAGTCAGATTCAGCGATTGCTTATGTCTTGAAGTGTCAGACATTAGCCCATGAATTGAAAGACGATGCATTGCGAATTCGTGTAGATCTAGACCTCGCTGCATTGTATTCTACTGTAGGCCGTTATATTGAATCAAAGAAATTGTTGGAGAATATTGACCGGAATAAACTTGATCCAAAATTTTTGCCTCCGTATTATGAGACGTACAGCTCTTTTTACAGCCATTACGGTCAAAGTAATAATATGAGTACCTATTATCAGCAAAGTGAATTGTACAGAGATTCCTTGCTTTCAGTTCTTGACCACTCTTCAGAACAGTATGCGATCGTACAGGCTACTCAGACGTTGTTTAAAGGAGACAGAAATGCAGCAGAAGGGATGTTGCTGAAATTATTAGATACATATCAGAATGATCTGGAAAACAAAGCCATGACAGCCTATTTTTTGGGATTGATATATCAGCAGAATAATGATATCCCAAAGAAAAAGTATTACTATGCTGTATCAGCCTGTGCAGATATAGAACATGCCACGCGGGATAATGCTTCCTTACAGGATCTGGCATTGAGTTATTATGAACAAGGAGATTTTGACCGGGCATTTAAGCTCATCGAGAAAGCTATAGATGATGCGATGGTTTCCAATGTAAGATACCGTGTTATTGAAGGTACATCATTCTATCCTTTGATCAATGCTGCTTACCAGCAGCGTATTGAACAACAGAAAAAAGTTCTTTTAATATATCTTATTCTTATCAGTGTATTATCTGTCGTGCTGATTGCAGGTATTGTATATCTGTACAGGCAGATGAGCCATTTGGCTAAGACCCGGAAAGCATTATCCGAGACAAACGAAAGATTAAAGGACTTAAATGAAGATCTTTCCCTGGTCAATATGAACCTGTCTGAATCTAATCATATCAAAGAGGAATATATTGCCCGTTTTTTTGATATGTGCTCTTCTTATATAGATAAGATGGAAGATCTCCGGAAGTCTGTACTCAAACAAGCCTCCAATAATCAGATCAAACCACTGATCGAACAGTTGAAATCTACCCGAATGGTGGAACATGAGGTGGAAGAATTGTATAAAAACTTTGACCGTATTTTTCTCAATCTCTATCCTGCCTTTATTCAGGATTTTAATAGTCTGTTGCTTGCTGAAGAACAGATATGGCCTAAGAAAGGAGAACTGCTGAATACAGAGCTCCGTATATTTGCGCTCATCCGGTTAGGAATAACGGACAGTGTCAAGATCGCGGGTTTTCTGCGATATTCCCTGCGTACCGTCTACAATTACCGCACAAAAGTACGAAACAAGGCTGCCGTAGAACGGGCTGATTTCGAAGATATCGTTCGACAAATAGGTCTTAAAGTGCGGAATAATCATTAATTGCTTCTTAAACAGGTACTTTTTACAATACATTTATTTGTGTAATAATCTTGTTGTCAATGTGTTGCGTTTAATCGCAAGTACTTTTTCACTATATGCCCTTAAAAGCAGGGGCTCCCTTTTATAACTTTGGTCAATATCGCGGTCTGCTCTTTATGCGGTCCGTATGAGTAATAATAACCAATCAAATAAATCATCAATTTCAAAACATTATGAAGCTTTTTATCCAAAAAGGTAAGTTGTTCATCTATCTGTTTCCGATGCTCCTGTTGATACTAAGTCAATCTGTGTTATTTGCACAGGAAAGTATTACGGTCCGAGGAACCATAACTGATGCACAGACAAAGGAGGCGCTGACGGGGGTGTCAGTTGTACAGAAGGGTACTTCCAACGGTACATTGACAGACCGGGACGGACGTTACGAACTTAAGGTGCCTCGTAATGCCGTACTTGTAGTGACGTATGTCGGTTACAATCCGCAGAGCATTACGGCAACCACATCATCACATTCTGTAGCATTGCAGTCTGCCATGAATGAGCTGGAAGATGTCATTGTTATCGGCTACGGTACCGCCAAACGTAAAGATGTCACCACGGCCATTTCTTCCGTATCAACCAAGGATCTGGACCAGCGGCCGATTGTGAATGTAGGTCAGGCGATTCAGGGTAAAGCTGCCGGTGTATCGGTGATACAACCCAATGGTACTCCGGGAGCAGAAATGTCTATCCGGGTGCGCGGGACAACTTCTTTTAATGGTAGTAACGATCCGTTATATGTCGTAGATGGAGTGCCGGTAGACAATATACGTTTTCTCTCGGCAAATGATATTGCCGGCATGCAGATTTTAAAAGACGCCTCCTCCGCTGCGATCTATGGATCCAGAGCGGCCAATGGCGTAATTCTGATATCGACCAGGTCTGGTGTCGCAGGTGAAGCAAAAATAGATCTGAATGCACAGCTTACCCACAATGTGGTTGCCAATTCATTCGATGTACTCAATACAGATCAATATCGTGAATTACAGAATGAAATCGGTTTGGTTTCTTTGCCGGCAAATCTAAAAGATCAGACAGACTGGTTCAAGGAAGCCTACAAAACGGGTAAGCTGCAGAATTATCAGCTATCCATTTCGGACGGTACTGAAAAACTGAAATACTTTCTTTCTGCAGGTTATGTTGATGAAAAAGGAGTTTTAAATGCAGCTTTTTTTAAACGATATAATTTCAGAGCCAATATTAATAATCAGGTGCGTAAGTGGTTGAATGTAAGTGCTAACGTTAACTACTCAGATTATTCTAATAATGGTATTTCTACGGGTACAGGTGCTAACCGGGGTGGTGTAGTATTGTCTGTCATCAATACGCCTACCTATGCGCCGATCTGGAATCCGGAAAATCCGGCACAGTATTATAATAATTTTTACGGGATAGGGAACATTACAAGCCCGCTGGAAAACCTGGCCAGAAGTGCTAATAATAAAGATAAGGAAAACCGTCTTTTGGCCAGTGGAAGTACATTGATCACTTTTCTGCCCGAACTGACCTTTAAGTCTTCCTTTACACTGGATAGAAGAAATGCGGTAAATACCAGATTTCTGGATCCTATCGCCACTGCCTGGGGACGTAATCAGTTTGGTGAAGGAGCGGATTTGCGAAATATGAATACAGTTCTCACCTGGGATAATGTCCTGACCTATAACAATAGTTTCGGGAAACATAATATAGAATCTATGCTGGGAAGTTCATGGACAGATTCCAAGTATACTAATAATTACATTTATGGCTCTCACTACCGTAATGATCTGATCCAGACACTGAATGCTGCGAATAAAATCTCCTGGAATAATACGGGGTCAGGTGCATCAGCATGGACAATCATGTCTTACTTTGCACGAGTCATGTACAATTTTGACAGCAAATATCTGGTCACTGCAAATGTGCGTGCAGACGGATCATCTAAGATACATCCGGACAATCGCTGGGGAATATTCCCGTCCGTATCTGCTGCATGGAGACTGTCTGCAGAGGATTTTCTGTCTGATACCGAATGGCTGAATGATCTGAAAATACGAGGAGGTTGGGGAGAGACCGGAAATCAATCGGGGATAGGGGACTACGCCTATTTGCAACGCTATGATATTGGTCGGATCGAATGGTTCAAGGAAGGTCAGCAAAATGCTCTTCCTACCATATCTCAGGCTAATCTGCGTACTCCCGATCTGAAATGGGAAACAACAAGGCAGTCTAATGTAGGAGTGGATCTGTCTGTATTAAACGGTCGTGTTAATGTCGCACTGGATTACTATTACAAGCATACCCGAGATATGCTGATGTATCTGGTACTTCCGGCCGGCTCAGCAGCAGTGGGTAATATTGCCCGCAACGAAGGGGAAATGATCAATAAAGGATTTGAAGCTACTGTAGGGAGTAAAAACCTGACAGGTGACCTGAAATGGGAAACGGATTTTAATATCTCGTTTAACCGTAACCGCTTAGAGAAACTGGAAATGCAGAAAATCTATAATGATGCTGTTACAAGCGGTGTTGTGAATGAGGCTGTTGTGCGGAATGAACCAGGCCGTCCGATGGGTGGTTTCTATGGATATATCAGCGATGGTGTAAATCCTGAAACCGGAGAACTGATGTATCGGGATCTCAATAGTGACGGCAGATTATCTCCTTCGGACCGGACCTATATCGGGGATCCTAATCCGAACTTTACTTATGGGATGACAAACAATTTTTCATGGAAGAATATAGACCTGAGCATTTTTATACAAGGGTCATATGGAAATGATATTTACAATGCCAGCCGTATAGAGACTGAAGGAATGTATGATGGTAAGAATCAGACAACACGTGTGCTGGACAGATGGCAAATTCCCGGACAGATCACAGGTGTGCCCAAAGCCGGATTTAATATCAAAAACTCTACATACTTCGTAGAAGACGGTAGTTATCTGCGCCTTAAGAATATCTCGCTTGGTTATAATATTACATCAGAATCGCTCAGACGTATCGGTATTCGAAAGTTGCAGCCCTATGTATCCGCAAGTAATCTCTTGACCTGGACAAATTATACAGGTATGGATCCTGAAGTGAATCAATGGGGAAATAACGGAGCAGTACAGGGAATTGACTGGGGAACCTACCCGCACAGCCGTTCATTTGTAGTCGGATTAAATGTTGGATTTTAATAGTTAAAGATATGATATCAAGATATATATTAATTCTTTTGCTGAGCAGTATGGGATGTACAATGATATCCTGCTCATTAAACAGAGATCCGTTAGATACCTATTCAGATGTCACTGAAGGAGTAACGGAGACAGGCAAAAAGGTAGTGTTTAAAGATAAGGCAACTGTACTGAGTCATATGAAGACTCTTTATCAGCAGATGAGAGACCGGCAGGAACACTGGTATCTGGATCTCTTGCTGATTGCGGAGTCACATGCAGACAATGCATATGCCGGAACAACCGGAGCGGAGGTTATTCCGTTTGAGAACAATGCTATAGAGGGTTCTAATTCAGTAGTCAACAGGGATTGGAACCGGTATTTGCAGGATATCGGTCGTGCAAATCGTCTTATTGTCAATATTGACAGTGTGAAAGATAATGCGCTGACTGCACAGGAACGCAAGCAGTATAAGGCGGAAGCGATGATCTTCAGAGCGATGATTATGTACGATATGGTGCGCATATGGGGAAGTATTCCTGTGATTACGACAGAAGCAGCTGATATTACATCGGAGACACTCGAAGAAGTCTATCCGCAATATTTTCCAAAACAGGCTACCGAGCAGGAGGCCTATCAGCAAATTGAAAAAGACTGTCTGGCTGCGCTGCAGGATGCTCC
Proteins encoded in this region:
- a CDS encoding DUF6377 domain-containing protein; the encoded protein is MRIVYFFFAMMFLFSADVFGQQNLLPYSDVEKKLDDLIRRQHYFVKKREDMIAGLKQQAALVKREPGKYFDANYRIYEGYRKFQSDSAIAYVLKCQTLAHELKDDALRIRVDLDLAALYSTVGRYIESKKLLENIDRNKLDPKFLPPYYETYSSFYSHYGQSNNMSTYYQQSELYRDSLLSVLDHSSEQYAIVQATQTLFKGDRNAAEGMLLKLLDTYQNDLENKAMTAYFLGLIYQQNNDIPKKKYYYAVSACADIEHATRDNASLQDLALSYYEQGDFDRAFKLIEKAIDDAMVSNVRYRVIEGTSFYPLINAAYQQRIEQQKKVLLIYLILISVLSVVLIAGIVYLYRQMSHLAKTRKALSETNERLKDLNEDLSLVNMNLSESNHIKEEYIARFFDMCSSYIDKMEDLRKSVLKQASNNQIKPLIEQLKSTRMVEHEVEELYKNFDRIFLNLYPAFIQDFNSLLLAEEQIWPKKGELLNTELRIFALIRLGITDSVKIAGFLRYSLRTVYNYRTKVRNKAAVERADFEDIVRQIGLKVRNNH
- a CDS encoding SusC/RagA family TonB-linked outer membrane protein, with translation MKLFIQKGKLFIYLFPMLLLILSQSVLFAQESITVRGTITDAQTKEALTGVSVVQKGTSNGTLTDRDGRYELKVPRNAVLVVTYVGYNPQSITATTSSHSVALQSAMNELEDVIVIGYGTAKRKDVTTAISSVSTKDLDQRPIVNVGQAIQGKAAGVSVIQPNGTPGAEMSIRVRGTTSFNGSNDPLYVVDGVPVDNIRFLSANDIAGMQILKDASSAAIYGSRAANGVILISTRSGVAGEAKIDLNAQLTHNVVANSFDVLNTDQYRELQNEIGLVSLPANLKDQTDWFKEAYKTGKLQNYQLSISDGTEKLKYFLSAGYVDEKGVLNAAFFKRYNFRANINNQVRKWLNVSANVNYSDYSNNGISTGTGANRGGVVLSVINTPTYAPIWNPENPAQYYNNFYGIGNITSPLENLARSANNKDKENRLLASGSTLITFLPELTFKSSFTLDRRNAVNTRFLDPIATAWGRNQFGEGADLRNMNTVLTWDNVLTYNNSFGKHNIESMLGSSWTDSKYTNNYIYGSHYRNDLIQTLNAANKISWNNTGSGASAWTIMSYFARVMYNFDSKYLVTANVRADGSSKIHPDNRWGIFPSVSAAWRLSAEDFLSDTEWLNDLKIRGGWGETGNQSGIGDYAYLQRYDIGRIEWFKEGQQNALPTISQANLRTPDLKWETTRQSNVGVDLSVLNGRVNVALDYYYKHTRDMLMYLVLPAGSAAVGNIARNEGEMINKGFEATVGSKNLTGDLKWETDFNISFNRNRLEKLEMQKIYNDAVTSGVVNEAVVRNEPGRPMGGFYGYISDGVNPETGELMYRDLNSDGRLSPSDRTYIGDPNPNFTYGMTNNFSWKNIDLSIFIQGSYGNDIYNASRIETEGMYDGKNQTTRVLDRWQIPGQITGVPKAGFNIKNSTYFVEDGSYLRLKNISLGYNITSESLRRIGIRKLQPYVSASNLLTWTNYTGMDPEVNQWGNNGAVQGIDWGTYPHSRSFVVGLNVGF